ttttattaatttttaggggttttttttttatataatttgttttctatagaaaaaaagggtttttggggctttataactttattaaatgtttgcaaacacttttttttttaaactttttcatgtgtccctatgggacacttagagcagtgatgattgcatcactgattctctagtatagagtgagacacaggctgcagtgacagcctgcgtgTTATCACTCtataaacaggaagtgagctgtgcggacggcacagactcactacaGAAGATCCCGGCCAGGATAAAACCAGGATaaaaaggtaagtgggactcagggctGGCTGGGGTCACTAAACAGACCCCTGGCCACATAGTGGgggtaccagcaccccccgatctcgcagcggggggtgccggggatccctacaagatcgggcaacctgttgtttgccgtgatcatgtttgatcacggcaatcaacgggttaaaacccaaaatcggcactcatgtccgatggagggtgatggagcagggtgttaggtgtcagatacaactaacacccgctcctagaatgcccgcactgcgctgcggggattgtttacatccatgtggtactattaccacatcggtcgtgaagcactagacatccatgtagtaatagtaccacatgggtcgggaaggggttaaagaagacctttcatttcctcaggtccatgcggttttatataccgctagaaagccgtcagtgcgctgaattcagcacactgtcggctttcccgttatgtgccccggggctggagatattggtgctgttacttttggcacctatctctgcccaccatcagaagggcgtaagaaagccccctctgacagtacagggctaaggatgagtactgttggggggtgggaggagggagtttctcaGCCTGactacactgtcaggaacgcccttctgatggtgggcagagaccagtatggcaccaatatctccagccccggggcacataataggaaagctgcccatgtgctgaattcagtatataaaaccacattattattattattgcttatttatatagcaccattaattccatggtgctttacattttagggttcacatacagtacacaaaatatacagacagatatgatactaacaatgaccgactggtacagtgggatagagggccctgccacatgtgcccgaagacatgaaaggtccttaagTGGTGACAAGGGTCCAAGCTCACTTCAGAGGGGAATGGGGCAGACATGAACCTACCTGATCTGCAGGGagaatattatagagcaggaggaaagGAAACAATATACAACAGAAGTAATATGGTCTATTATATTTAGGCCTCCTACACACAACCATGTACAGTGTATGGTTCAGTAAAAATGGCACAGATGACACACGGATGGCCATCAGTCTGCCATGCGTGGTTTTCAGAGGACAGGtacaggacctgctccatattttctgGCTCTTCAATTCAGTCCGGACaaacagctgcaaaaactacAAGTGTGTGTATGGGCTCATAGAGCTGTATAGGTGAGTACTTCACTGAAGCAGGGTCGTGTGCATAACACCTCATATACAGCATACAGATACTCACCAGTCTTTTTTGGTTTAGCACTTGTTCTAGTAATGTAGGGCGAGGGGGCCGGTCCCCCACTGATCCAGTTCTCTGTTTTGTAAGAGACACTGAACACTCAGTATTATCCTAAacataaagaagaagaaaatgatgatgatgaagaagaagcAATACTAGACATTCCACCACACAATAAGTGACTATGTAAAGATGCCAGTCAttgatcactactagagatgagcgagtactgttcggatcagccgatccgaacagcacgcacaaattgaaatgaatggacgtcgccagcacacggggggttaagcggccggcgtcaaagcggaagtaccaggtgcatccattcatttctatggagcgtgctgttcggatcggctgatccgaacagtactcgctcatctctaatcactaccaccatctgaacatcctctcccctcatagactgtaatggatttaatataataatgtacagcaccatggtattaatataataatgtacagcaccatggtattaatataataatgtacagcactatggaattactataataatgtactgcaccaaatatacataatgtacagcaccatggaattaatataataatgtacagcaccatggaatataataatggacagtaccatggaattactataataatgtacagcaccatggaattaatataataatgtacagcaccatggaattaatataataatgtacagcaccatggaattactataataatgtacagcaccatggaattaatataataatttacagcaccatggaattaatataataatgtacagcaccatggtattaatataataatgtacagcaccatggaattactataataatgtactgcaccaaatatacataatgtacagcaccatggaattaatataataatgtacagcaccatggaatataataatggacagtaccatggaattactataataatgtacagcaccatggaatataataatggacagtaccatggaattactataataatgtacagcaccatggaattaatataataatgtacagcaccaaggaattaatataataatgtacagcaccatggaattaatataataatgtacagcaccatgtaattaatataataatgtacagcaccatggaattaatataataatgtacagcaccatggaattactataataatgtactgcaccaaatatatataatgtacagcaccatgcaattactataataatgtacggcaccatggaattaatataataatgtacagcaccatgggattaatataataatgtacagcaccatgtaattaatataataatgtacagcaccatggaattaatataataatgtacagcaccatggaattactataataatgtactgcaccaaatatatataatgtacagcaccatgcaattactataataatgtacggcaccatggaattactataataatgtactgcaccaaggaattaatataataatgtacagcaccatgggattaatggtgctatataaatataaataaacaataattataataattgatCAATATAAAGGTATATCAGGACCATTCACACAGCAACAAGTATCTGCTCGAACCAACAAGAAGACTTCAAAGCTGCATCACTGCCTATACAACAGAACATAACTATGACTGGCAGGAGAAACCGGGCCGCTGGACCATATTTTCTAAGAGctatgttcctctgttattcctcctggaaatatataatgaatAAGTGGGTGTCACCACTCCCTATGCCAAAAGGATGTGTCCTTACAAAGTCTGATACTAGCAACACAAGCTATGCCACAATAACAAGAAGGGTGGCAATGCCCGTGACTTTACCAGGAAGAGTAATGCAAAAATGGTACAATGAAGAGCTGAGAAAAGATCTAAAACTATTGTATGGGGTGCAGTgctaacatttattatatatttcagACACCCTGCCCAAAAGAGGGTCAGGCATAACAGGAAAGAGGGTCAGGCTTAAGAAATAACAATGGAGTAATTAACTATTTCCTcatcaccagaaaactggtgtaggtgAGAATAATTGTGGCAGGTGGGATGCAGAAAAGGGatctggcacatctttggtgcaaaaattggctctgcactagagatgagcgaacactattcggaacagccgttccgaatagcacgctcccatagaaatgaatggacatagccgacacgcggggggttaagcgaccggccgccggcaaagtgtgcgtgccggccgcttccattcatttctatgagagcgtgctattcggaacggctgttccgaatagtgttcgctcatctctactctgcacCAAAGAGGTTTCTCTCTATCTGTGTCCAGCatactgagctgtgatcaggacGTGTGACCAATGAATAAAGTCACCTGGCCTGTGACAGAAGCGGCACAGGGATCGCCATTActgcttcatacagctgatctatgggggtctcgGGTGTGGCACCCCCATTGATTttctattgataacctatcctaagaatagctcAGCAATTTATAAGTCCCCCCAAAAATCTGTTTAACACTGGTGCTGGGGAAAAGTACTTCAGGtacccaaagcaaccaatcagatgaCAGCTTACATTTCATACAATGTCTGTGGGTTCTACTAGAAGAACCTGCCTATGATTGGCTGCTGTGAATCTACTATGTTTCCAGAGCTGGACTATGATTGGTTGCTGTCATTCTACTAGATCTCCATGGCTGCACTATATTTGGTTGCTATGGTCAGAGCTGGACTATGATTGGCTGCTGTGGTCAGAGCTGGACTATGATTGGCTGCTGTGGTCAGAGCTGGACTATGATTGGCTGCTGTGGTCAGAGCTGGACTATGATTGGCTGATGGTTCTAGTCTAGCCCCAGAGCGGCACTGCCATATGTCGCTATGTGATGACGTGTGCGCGGGGCTGACCTCCAGCTTACTGGCGCAGGACATGGCCTGGTCGCTCTTCTTCTTGTTCTTGTACTTGTCCTTGTACATCTTGTTGCGGTGCTTCTTGCACATCCAGGGCTTGCGCTGCTTGGCCACTTGGCTGGTGGTCTCCTGGCAGCCCTGGTACGTGCACGTCTTGGTCACCACGTTGTCATTGTCGCCTGAATTGTCGTCGTCCTCCAGTTCCTCGGGGCTGGCCGTGCTGTCCCGGGGGTCGGAGGTGTCCAGGGCTTCGCTCTCGTCCTCCTGCTCGGCGGGCAGCATGGTGTAATAGACCACCCGAGTGTCGCCGTCCGACGAGTACTGTCCGTACTGCAGCTCCTGGCCGCCGCCTTCTCTCTCCGCCTGCTCCTGGGCCAggtcttcctcatcctcctcccggGAGGCAGCCGGCTGCTCCATCATATCGGGTTACCGCGGCTCACTTACCGCTTTGTTTACTTCCGGCAGCCGCAATAATTACTGCGCATGTGCGTCCCGTCACGTGCTTTATCCTTTCAAGCTTCCACCAGGCGCTACTAAAGTGCTGTTCTGACATCTAGCGGTCAAATTAAAAACTGCAATATTTCATAAAGTTTACTATATTATTGGATCTTATTCAGGATAGACTGGAAAACCTTGTCTAAAAACTTCCCCCTATTCAGACACTAAAATATAGATGAGCTACCcttaggttatcagtatcagaatAGCAGGAGCCCAATACCCAACAGTCCACAGTTCAGCTATTTGAAGAGCCTGCGGCCTATTCACTGCATACCAgccacagcatacctcccaacttttgaagaaccgaaagagggacaaaacgtgtcccccccctccatctctcccccagtttcatataccccctttatctgtccccagtttcatgtccccccatctctgaccccagattcatgtccccccatctctgtccccagattcatgtctcccctttctctgtccccagttttgtcccctccatctctgcccctagattcatgtccccccatctctgcccccagattcatgtcccccatctctgcccccagattcatgtcccccatctctgcccccagattcatgtcccccatctctgcctccagattcatgtccccccatctctgcccccagattcatgtccccacatctctgcccccagattcatgtcccctccatctctgcccccagattcatgtccctccatctctgcctccagattcatgtccctccatctctgcccccagattcatgtcccctccatctctgcccccagattcatgtccctccatctctgcccccagattcatgtccccccatctctgcccccagattcatgtccccccatctctgcccccagattcatgtccccccatctctgcctccagattcatgtccccccatctctgcccccagattcatgtccccacatctctgcctccagattcatgtccctccatctctgcccccagattcatgtccctccatctctgcccccagattcatgtcccctccatctctgcccccagattcatgtccctccatctctgcccccagattcatgtcccccatctctgcccccagtttcatgacccccatctctgcccccagattcatgtccccccatctctgcccccagattcatgtcccccatctctgcccccagattcatgtccccccatctctgcccccagattcatgtcccccatctctgccccagtttcatgtcccccctacatctctgcccccagtttcatgtccccccatctctgcccctagattcatgtccccccatctctgcgcaGTTTCATGCCGTCCCCCGTCCCCCCTCATCTTCcctcagtttcatgggcccccttcattatgttccatctcaatgtttaacacaaaaaaacacttatactcaccccaACACTCCCCCGCAACTccactaacagagttgtaggcgcgatgtaatgtcatcacatcgcgcctacacatccactagccggagCACAGTGGGACGGATGGGAGGTAtgccacagtgccatacattattaagtcgctatgcttggtattgcagctcagctccattacaGGCTATGTTGTTGCCTAAAAGGGGAGTGACTTTGCAGATGGCAGCCTCCTCTCAAAATTTTCATGGCGCCACATACCTTCACAAATATCAGCAAAATGTCATCTTCTCCCCAAtgagtaaggagttacagtagtcaaggcgagagtgaatcagagcgaTGATAAGTGTCTTTAACCAATTCAGTTCCGGGcccagacacattttagtttttttttgtatgtgtagttttgagggctgtaacatttttctcaaatggggctttatttttatgttgtttttattttccaatgtgttttaatttttttttgtaatcgggaaaatataaacaaaataggagggaaatcgtgtctgtttttcacttttctttttttgtttaaatttaaTAAGTTTTCCTTTCCAttgcagtaatttttattttgtatggtgttgtcgcgggtggggctagaacctttaataacggtgttttattggcatattattttatttttttagatttttttatttacattttttaaaaactttttaattaattttttgtttatcttttttcagattgtgtctccataagAGATCTTTGTGGACATCtgatcgttttttgtttttgttttgtattagagtctgatttcccctgcaactggggctggtacatttagccctggttgaggaggaatacagcctgcaGCATGCTGTTCTttagacttacagagctgatctggatcctgtaggacccaggtCAGCTCTTCTAAGATGCTgagcccggcagatcacgtgaccgccaggtcagagggcggccccatcatggcggGGCGCAtatctgtgtatacagcgctctttgaggcaaccactttccggacgtaaatagtctatgggcagtccggaagtggtttatgtatctctggtaagaaaagggcgtattctgagatgtttttgaggtggaggtgacatgagaaTAAAAGGAAATGGATACCGGGGAATGGAGGTGCCCCAGTTTCATCTGTTATATACGAATTGGCTAAATAACGAAAAAGGATAAAATTGAATGTAGTGCAAGGATGGGAACTATCAAAGCTTTTGAAGATTTTCAGAGTAAAAAGTTTTAGTAGTAATATACTAAGGTAGAAAACAAGCCTTGAAAGAGTTTATCCATGAATATATTGATGGAATTGGTCACAAAGGTGCTCTGTCTGCATTctacagttaatgtccattgctttcttcctatgatggatgagacccacagacattaataatggtagtgtgagctTATCCTTGGACTGACAAGCTTAGACAGTAAGGCCAATGATTGCCTCGCTTATGGAGGAACGCTGCACTGTACCTGTCACTTATGTGGCAAACAGCACCTCCCATGCATCATCTAATAGCTCCCAATGTAAAGGGAATGATTCTGATGTTAACCTTATATTAGTGAGTTGTTCTTTATGATATTTCCTTAAATAATCATTTATTTGAGGTATCCCTTTAAAATGAAGAAATTCAATGTAATGACACATATTGGACTCCAGGTGTCAGATGTTTCACATGTACAGATCTTATATGGTCAGCCAGATGCCAGCTAAAGGCGGATACAGCAATGCTTTATATAAAGGTAAATCTACATGTCGGTCTCATTTCACTACCTAGGCTGTTtatttaaaactagagatgagcgagtagtacttgatcgagtaggtattcgatcgaatactacggtattcaaaatactcgtactcgatcgaataccactcgctgtttgaatgtaaaagttcgatgcagaaccagcattgaatggccgaatgctatacagtcggccaatcaacgctggttcttctcctacctttagaagtcttctccgtgcagcttccccgcggtgtcttccggctcttcattcactctgccaggcatcgggcctgggcagagccgactgcgcatgtctgcttgtagtgcggtcatgcgcagtcagctctgcccaggcccgatgcctggcagagtgaattcagagccagaagacaccgcggggacgctgcaaggagaagacttctcggaggatccagcctgaccctcactcgtggacttggtaagtataatttgatcgaacgttgcctacccctgaaacgagcattttccccccatagaccataatagggtttgatattcgattcgagtagtcgaatattgaggggctactcgaaacgaatatcgaacctccgacattttactgttcgctcatctctatttaaaaccAATAAATATTTCAAAAGAATAGAATTTTTAAAATGATATTTaagttctagcaaatcccattttcactttgcaggaaaataTGCACATTGGACACGCTACAATCTCCAAAACCGtcacagttttagaaatcgcagaatgtcaattatacctacagaaacgccagcggtttccttaTAATgaaacaaaaagtccacagaggaaatgtCTGCAAAATTTCTGTTCAAAACGCTGCAGgcagaactgcaatgcattgtcgccgcagtttttcccgcagcgcttttttgctgcaggacaccacatggggccttagccttaaagcag
This sequence is a window from Leptodactylus fuscus isolate aLepFus1 chromosome 2, aLepFus1.hap2, whole genome shotgun sequence. Protein-coding genes within it:
- the RFXAP gene encoding regulatory factor X-associated protein, with translation MMEQPAASREEDEEDLAQEQAEREGGGQELQYGQYSSDGDTRVVYYTMLPAEQEDESEALDTSDPRDSTASPEELEDDDNSGDNDNVVTKTCTYQGCQETTSQVAKQRKPWMCKKHRNKMYKDKYKNKKKSDQAMSCASKLEDNTECSVSLTKQRTGSVGDRPPRPTLLEQVLNQKRLSLLRSPEVVKFLQTQQQLLSRQAIEQRQSFQGAPL